The sequence CCTTGGGCGGCCGCTGCTTCGCCAGGCGCTGCTGCAGGTGCCGGATCGGCTCGGCCAGGATTTCCTCCAGGCTTTCGGCGCACTGGAAATCGCCGGCCACGCGCTTGACCTTCGAATTGTCGAAGATCGCCGTCCAGGCCTTGTCTCCGGTCAGCGGGCCGATCCATTCGGGGTTGTAGCGGACCAGCGTATCGGTCGGGACATGCACGATCTTTGCCTCGACGCCAAGCATGCGGGCGATGGTCTTCTGGATGTCGTCCCAGATATGGGCGCGGTCGCTGGTGATGTGGAAGATGTCGTTGAGCGCCGCTTCCTTGCCGAACAGGCCGACAAACGGCACCGCGAAATCGACCGAGCGGGTCAGCGTCCACGGCGTATGACCATCACCGGCCACGATGGTCGGTTCGCCGTCCAGCATGCGGCGCGCCATGATATCGCTGTCGCCGATCATGATCGGCAGGCCGGTGCGAACCGTATGGCTGGGGCGCACGATGGTCCAGGCCAGTCCCCGCGAATCCTGCAGCCGCTTTTCGCACTCGATCTTGGCCTGGCTATAGGGCCAGTAGGGATTGATCGCCGGCGTCGCCTCGGTGATCACGTAGTGCCGCGCCGGCTTTTCATAGACCGAGGCCGACGAGATGAAGACGTATTGTCCGCAATGGCCGGTGAAGATCTCGATATCACGCTCCACCTGATCCGGCGTGAACGCGATGAACTGGCAGACGACGTCGAAATTCTTTTCGGCGAGCCCGGCGTATTCCGGCCCGGCGAGGTCGCCGACGATCGATTGGACGCCCTGGGGCAGCGCGCTTTCGCGCTTGCCGCGATTGAAGACGCTGACCTGGTGCCCCTGCGCCACGGCACGCTCGACACAGGGATAGGATATCTGGCCGGTGCCGCCGATGAAGAGAATGTTCAGCGCCATCTGAAGAACCTTTGTCGGATGCGGGGACTCAACCCGCCCACCTTGGAAGACATTGGCATGGCGAGGCAATG is a genomic window of Kaistia defluvii containing:
- a CDS encoding SDR family oxidoreductase; this translates as MALNILFIGGTGQISYPCVERAVAQGHQVSVFNRGKRESALPQGVQSIVGDLAGPEYAGLAEKNFDVVCQFIAFTPDQVERDIEIFTGHCGQYVFISSASVYEKPARHYVITEATPAINPYWPYSQAKIECEKRLQDSRGLAWTIVRPSHTVRTGLPIMIGDSDIMARRMLDGEPTIVAGDGHTPWTLTRSVDFAVPFVGLFGKEAALNDIFHITSDRAHIWDDIQKTIARMLGVEAKIVHVPTDTLVRYNPEWIGPLTGDKAWTAIFDNSKVKRVAGDFQCAESLEEILAEPIRHLQQRLAKQRPPKGDFDVLVDRICREQSVLG